A genomic region of Brevibacillus sp. JNUCC-41 contains the following coding sequences:
- a CDS encoding sigma-54 interaction domain-containing protein, with translation MKSTDSTDSVEMTLQTLLKILDHSSDEIFVLDGEKRILYVNKACERHYGLKPTDVIGKYNVDLFEKGYWKPSIVPEVFKRKKPCYIKQQTYIGAELMTSAIPILNDAGEIELVVTTSTETQTYKMLKANEASGESKITHDEDETGRFITNSGKINRILTFCEKVAPTDSTILIQGESGTGKGVLAHFIHRISKRKSKPFLTINCAAIPEELLESELFGYSKGAFTGANKTGKRGLIESADGGTVFLDEIGEIPLALQAKLLQVIQDKQFIPVGGSEMKKVDIRIVAATNQNLIEMVNDKRFREDLFYRLNVIDIQLPPLRERKEDIIPLTYNFLNKFNERYHENKVISEECLNLLIHYSWPGNVRQLENLIERLVLISDSVILMSDLPEMITENVEQVTQIDLPTTLDKALDETKRILIRKSYQTYKSSRKVAKDLSISQTKASALIREYCEDLMNK, from the coding sequence ATGAAAAGTACGGATTCTACTGACAGTGTCGAGATGACGCTCCAAACTTTATTAAAAATTCTTGATCATTCCTCAGATGAGATTTTCGTCCTTGACGGCGAAAAGCGGATTCTTTACGTCAACAAGGCATGTGAGCGCCATTATGGTCTGAAACCTACTGATGTCATTGGCAAATATAATGTGGACTTATTTGAAAAAGGGTACTGGAAACCCTCCATCGTGCCTGAGGTATTTAAAAGGAAAAAACCTTGCTACATAAAACAACAAACGTATATCGGGGCTGAATTGATGACATCAGCGATTCCAATTTTAAATGATGCGGGGGAAATTGAACTGGTCGTCACTACCTCCACAGAAACCCAAACATATAAAATGTTAAAAGCAAATGAAGCAAGTGGTGAGTCAAAAATCACTCATGACGAAGATGAAACGGGGAGATTCATTACTAATAGCGGTAAAATCAACCGCATCCTCACTTTTTGTGAAAAGGTCGCGCCGACTGATTCCACGATTTTAATCCAAGGGGAATCTGGAACGGGAAAAGGAGTGCTTGCCCATTTCATCCACCGGATCAGTAAACGGAAAAGCAAACCTTTTCTGACAATCAACTGTGCAGCAATCCCGGAGGAACTGCTCGAATCTGAACTATTCGGCTATTCAAAAGGTGCATTTACCGGTGCAAACAAAACTGGAAAACGCGGATTGATTGAATCCGCAGACGGTGGCACTGTCTTTCTTGATGAAATTGGGGAAATTCCGCTCGCTCTGCAGGCAAAGCTTCTCCAAGTAATCCAGGACAAACAATTCATTCCCGTCGGCGGCAGTGAAATGAAAAAAGTCGATATCCGCATAGTCGCAGCAACAAACCAGAACTTAATAGAAATGGTCAATGATAAAAGATTCCGGGAAGATTTATTTTACCGTTTGAATGTGATTGATATTCAACTGCCTCCATTGCGAGAACGTAAAGAAGATATCATTCCCCTTACGTACAATTTTTTAAACAAGTTCAATGAAAGATATCACGAAAATAAAGTCATTTCGGAAGAATGCTTGAATCTATTAATTCATTATTCATGGCCAGGCAATGTACGCCAGCTCGAAAACTTGATTGAAAGGTTGGTCTTAATAAGTGACTCCGTTATTTTAATGTCCGACTTGCCAGAAATGATAACCGAGAACGTTGAACAGGTCACACAGATCGATCTCCCCACTACTCTCGATAAAGCACTTGATGAAACGAAACGGATATTGATCAGGAAATCTTACCAAACATATAAATCATCAAGGAAAGTCGCGAAGGACCTCTCCATCAGCCAAACGAAAGCCTCAGCATTGATCCGGGAGTACTGTGAGGACTTAATGAATAAATAG
- a CDS encoding NAD(P)/FAD-dependent oxidoreductase, with product MEEKYEVSDITIIGGGPVGLFTAFYAGMRQASVKIIESLPQLGGQLSALYPEKYIYDIAGFPKIQAQELIDRLLEQMGQFKADICLNQSVETIVRTSDGMFAITTSEETHYTKAIIITAGNGAFQPRKLKMEGEERFGNANLHYFVQNMSQFADKKVVVFGGGDSAVDWSLMLEPIAEKVTLIHRRDKFRAHEHSVERLKQSKVEVLTPYLPAELIGDEHIEKVIVTDAKSGKPLELEVDDVLVNYGFVSSIGPIKDWGLEIQNNSIVVNSKMETNIKGIYAAGDICTYEGKVKLIASGFGEAPTAVSNAKVHIDPSAKVQPLHSTSTMGGKEKSTTSV from the coding sequence TTGGAAGAAAAGTATGAAGTATCTGACATCACTATTATCGGGGGAGGACCGGTTGGTTTGTTCACCGCTTTTTATGCGGGGATGCGCCAAGCTTCAGTGAAAATCATTGAAAGTCTCCCTCAATTGGGAGGGCAGCTATCTGCTTTGTACCCTGAAAAATACATTTATGATATTGCAGGTTTCCCGAAAATCCAGGCCCAGGAGCTCATCGATCGATTACTGGAACAAATGGGTCAATTCAAAGCGGATATTTGTCTTAATCAATCTGTAGAGACCATTGTTCGTACTTCGGATGGGATGTTTGCCATTACGACATCCGAAGAAACACATTACACGAAAGCGATAATCATAACTGCTGGAAACGGGGCATTCCAGCCTCGGAAACTAAAAATGGAAGGTGAAGAAAGATTTGGAAATGCCAACCTTCATTATTTCGTCCAGAATATGAGTCAATTCGCTGATAAGAAAGTGGTTGTGTTCGGTGGCGGTGATTCGGCGGTCGACTGGTCGCTAATGCTTGAACCGATAGCCGAAAAAGTGACACTCATTCACCGCAGGGATAAATTTCGTGCCCATGAACATAGTGTAGAGCGCTTGAAACAATCCAAGGTTGAGGTCTTGACTCCTTATCTCCCAGCCGAATTGATCGGAGATGAACATATAGAAAAAGTGATTGTGACGGATGCGAAGAGTGGAAAACCGCTTGAATTGGAAGTCGATGACGTTCTCGTCAATTATGGATTCGTATCATCAATAGGGCCAATTAAGGATTGGGGTCTTGAAATTCAAAACAATTCCATTGTTGTCAATTCTAAAATGGAAACGAATATCAAAGGCATATACGCAGCAGGAGATATTTGCACGTACGAAGGCAAGGTGAAGCTGATTGCTAGCGGGTTCGGTGAAGCGCCTACAGCAGTGAGTAATGCAAAAGTTCATATCGACCCGAGTGCGAAAGTTCAGCCGCTGCACAGCACGAGCACAATGGGAGGAAAAGAGAAAAGCACAACGTCCGTTTAA
- a CDS encoding ferredoxin, with product MAKYTVVDQETCIACGACGAAAPEIFDYNDEGIAFSILDANTGITEVSEDLEEDLEDAFDGCPTDSIKLATEPFANIPVSAG from the coding sequence ATGGCTAAATACACAGTAGTTGACCAGGAGACATGTATCGCTTGCGGGGCATGTGGAGCGGCTGCACCGGAGATTTTCGATTATAACGATGAAGGAATCGCCTTTTCAATCCTGGATGCCAACACAGGAATAACCGAAGTATCCGAAGATCTGGAGGAAGACTTGGAAGATGCCTTTGATGGTTGTCCGACAGATTCGATTAAGTTGGCGACGGAACCTTTCGCCAATATACCGGTGTCAGCCGGCTGA